A genome region from Bacteroidales bacterium includes the following:
- a CDS encoding histidine kinase translates to MTFSEKIKNIDYKRIAYHILFWSVVTVSYDAVSSFIYDRPFLQTLLHDIKYYTPTDMLGVYFMLYFLIPKFLLNKEYLKFSLFSFLFFFILIFIATLPFQYFGHFVDYTDFYLAEGKPFPTFESFVYKNFVQALTVKLMLVGIASSIKIAKVWVKSQKRQQNLLKEKLEINLQLKEAELKFLKSQINPHFLFNSLNNLYSLTLEKSPKAPEVVLKISSLLDYMLYKCNVPSIELDNEIENIRNYIDIQKIRYGNDTNIEIDIKGDTSNIKIAPLLILPIVENAFKHGLDKNVGRGYIKILIEVAEYNEFHLSVRNSLRGENNHNGEGIGMKNLKKRLELQYPEKFILSVKFSDNEYKTVMRLNLT, encoded by the coding sequence GTGACGTTTTCAGAAAAAATAAAAAATATTGACTATAAAAGAATTGCATACCATATATTGTTTTGGTCTGTAGTTACTGTTTCTTATGATGCGGTTTCGTCTTTTATTTATGACAGACCTTTTCTGCAAACACTATTGCATGATATAAAATATTATACTCCGACTGATATGTTGGGAGTCTATTTTATGTTGTATTTTTTAATACCGAAGTTTTTATTGAATAAAGAATATTTAAAATTTTCTTTATTTTCTTTTCTGTTTTTTTTCATTTTAATATTTATTGCAACTCTCCCTTTTCAATACTTCGGGCATTTTGTTGATTATACCGATTTTTATTTAGCCGAGGGGAAACCGTTTCCTACATTTGAATCGTTTGTTTATAAGAACTTTGTGCAAGCCCTGACTGTTAAGTTGATGTTAGTAGGAATTGCATCCTCAATTAAAATAGCAAAAGTTTGGGTAAAGTCTCAAAAAAGACAACAGAATTTATTAAAAGAAAAACTGGAAATAAACCTTCAATTAAAAGAAGCCGAGTTAAAGTTTTTGAAATCACAAATAAACCCCCACTTTCTTTTTAATTCTTTAAATAATTTATACAGTTTAACACTTGAAAAATCCCCGAAAGCACCTGAGGTTGTTTTGAAAATTTCATCATTGCTGGATTATATGTTGTATAAATGCAATGTGCCGAGTATCGAGTTAGATAATGAAATTGAAAATATAAGAAATTATATTGATATTCAAAAAATAAGATACGGGAACGATACAAATATTGAAATAGACATAAAAGGAGACACCTCAAATATTAAAATTGCTCCTTTGTTGATACTGCCTATTGTAGAAAATGCTTTTAAACACGGCTTGGATAAAAATGTAGGGAGAGGTTATATAAAGATTCTTATCGAGGTTGCTGAATATAATGAATTTCATTTATCTGTCAGAAACAGCTTAAGGGGCGAAAATAATCACAACGGAGAAGGTATAGGAATGAAAAATCTTAAAAAAAGGCTTGAGCTGCAATATCCCGAGAAGTTTATTTTATCAGTTAAATTCTCTGATAATGAGTATAAAACAGTAATGCGTTTAAATCTTACATAG
- a CDS encoding acyl carrier protein, with translation MSDIASRVKAIIIDKLGVEESEVTLEASFTDDLGADSLDTVELIMEFEKEFNIAIPDDKAETIATVGNAVSYIEENSK, from the coding sequence ATGTCAGACATTGCCTCAAGAGTTAAAGCAATAATTATAGACAAATTAGGAGTTGAAGAAAGTGAAGTAACATTAGAAGCCAGTTTCACTGATGATTTAGGTGCAGACTCACTTGACACTGTTGAATTAATCATGGAATTTGAAAAAGAATTTAATATTGCAATTCCGGATGATAAAGCTGAAACTATTGCAACTGTCGGTAACGCAGTAAGCTATATCGAAGAGAATTCAAAATAA
- the fabF gene encoding beta-ketoacyl-ACP synthase II, with protein MELKRVVVTGIGTINALGHNLNETWENMIKGVSGAGPITNFDASKFKTKFACEVKNYDPLKYFKKPVARKLDKFTQYAIIAADEAVIDAKFDFEKINLDRAGVIWASGIGGLQTFRDEIVEYTQRDFDPKFNPFFIPKMIADIAAGHISIKYQFRGPNYATVSACASSSHALIDAYNLIRLGKADIFISGGSEYAVTEAGVGGFNAMRALSTRNDDPKTASRPFDAGRDGFVIGDGGAALVLEEYEHAVKRGAKIYAEFAGGGMTGDAHHITAPHPEGRGATMVMKAAIEDAELTPEDIDYVNLHGTSTGLGDIAETKAVANVFGEHAYNLSISSTKSMTGHLLGATGAIEAMASIMAIKTGDIPPTINHFELEPQIDSKLDFTFNKSKHREVRAALSNTFGFGGHNASLIFKKFE; from the coding sequence ATGGAATTAAAACGAGTTGTTGTAACCGGTATCGGTACAATTAATGCTTTGGGTCATAATCTCAATGAAACTTGGGAAAATATGATTAAAGGAGTTAGTGGTGCAGGACCGATCACAAATTTTGATGCAAGCAAATTTAAGACAAAATTTGCATGCGAAGTTAAAAATTATGACCCGCTTAAATATTTTAAAAAACCAGTTGCTCGAAAATTAGACAAGTTTACTCAATATGCAATTATTGCTGCCGATGAGGCAGTTATAGATGCAAAATTTGATTTTGAAAAAATTAATTTAGACAGAGCAGGTGTAATTTGGGCATCAGGGATAGGCGGTCTTCAAACTTTCAGAGATGAAATTGTTGAATATACTCAAAGAGACTTTGACCCAAAATTCAATCCGTTTTTTATTCCGAAAATGATTGCAGATATTGCAGCAGGTCATATTTCAATTAAATATCAATTCAGAGGCCCTAATTATGCAACAGTTTCTGCTTGTGCGTCTTCTTCTCATGCACTTATTGATGCTTATAATCTTATTCGATTAGGTAAAGCAGATATTTTTATTTCAGGAGGTTCAGAATATGCTGTGACAGAAGCGGGTGTCGGAGGGTTTAATGCCATGAGAGCACTTTCAACCAGAAACGATGATCCTAAAACTGCTTCCAGACCTTTTGATGCCGGAAGAGACGGGTTTGTTATCGGTGACGGCGGAGCAGCTTTAGTTCTTGAAGAATATGAACATGCCGTGAAACGCGGAGCCAAAATTTATGCAGAATTTGCAGGCGGCGGAATGACGGGAGATGCCCATCATATTACAGCTCCGCATCCTGAAGGAAGAGGAGCAACAATGGTTATGAAAGCAGCTATTGAAGATGCCGAATTAACCCCGGAAGATATTGATTATGTAAATTTACACGGCACATCTACCGGTTTAGGCGATATTGCTGAAACTAAGGCAGTTGCCAATGTTTTTGGAGAGCATGCTTATAATTTAAGTATCAGTTCAACAAAATCAATGACAGGTCATTTGCTCGGAGCAACAGGAGCAATTGAAGCTATGGCATCTATTATGGCTATTAAAACAGGAGATATTCCACCGACTATTAATCACTTTGAGTTAGAGCCGCAAATTGATTCTAAACTTGATTTTACCTTTAATAAATCAAAACATCGTGAAGTAAGAGCTGCATTGAGTAATACATTTGGATTCGGGGGTCATAATGCATCATTAATTTTTAAGAAATTTGAATAA
- the rnc gene encoding ribonuclease III → MTGSSKKSPCVNRRFIKSLKKLLGFKPKDINYYVLAFTHKSADFNECYEVSLQNNERLEFLGDAILDAVISELLYKRFPTANEGFLTQMRTKIVNGKKLTELAKKLNINKLLFVKSEKSISERIYEDAFEALIGAIYLDRGFKYAKQFVSQKIMVEHIDLNKLKFVDTNYKSRIIEWSQKHKIEIEFCTDFISEVSKDFNSQLKINGKIIGEGKAYSKKEAEQFASKQALEKIKEGSFNLKP, encoded by the coding sequence GTGACGGGTTCTTCTAAAAAAAGTCCTTGTGTTAACAGAAGATTTATAAAATCTTTAAAAAAACTTTTAGGCTTTAAACCTAAGGATATTAATTATTATGTCTTAGCATTTACACATAAATCTGCTGATTTTAACGAATGTTATGAAGTTTCTCTTCAAAACAATGAACGTCTTGAATTTTTAGGAGATGCAATTTTAGATGCAGTGATAAGTGAATTGCTTTATAAAAGATTTCCTACTGCGAATGAAGGTTTTTTAACTCAGATGAGAACAAAAATAGTTAACGGAAAAAAGTTAACGGAACTTGCTAAGAAATTAAATATAAACAAGCTGCTATTTGTAAAATCTGAAAAAAGCATTTCTGAGAGGATATATGAAGATGCTTTTGAAGCTCTGATAGGAGCAATATATCTTGACCGAGGATTTAAATATGCGAAACAGTTTGTGTCTCAGAAAATTATGGTTGAACATATTGATTTGAATAAACTTAAATTTGTTGATACAAATTATAAGAGTAGAATTATTGAGTGGTCGCAAAAACATAAAATTGAAATAGAGTTTTGTACAGATTTTATTTCGGAAGTTTCAAAAGACTTTAATTCGCAACTAAAAATTAACGGAAAAATAATAGGAGAGGGGAAAGCATATTCAAAAAAAGAAGCTGAACAGTTTGCATCTAAGCAGGCACTTGAGAAAATTAAAGAAGGATCGTTTAATCTAAAACCTTGA
- a CDS encoding IPExxxVDY family protein: MKKIRFKPEIIQKNEVIGISSLYADYKIAWSLNDTLKISLSKVEDISVEMKRNEKNEILNFSLFSFFNSDEDAFLLLSNQDKGKKLSLKYKNIDYFLFVKTDSVQMREILQRISNSDFINGSFILQADNVLKKIMSKIFEV, translated from the coding sequence TTGAAAAAAATAAGATTTAAGCCGGAAATTATTCAAAAGAATGAAGTTATCGGGATTTCATCTTTATATGCCGATTATAAAATTGCTTGGTCTTTGAATGATACTCTTAAAATTAGCTTGTCAAAAGTTGAGGATATCTCTGTTGAGATGAAAAGAAATGAAAAAAACGAAATTTTGAATTTTTCTTTGTTTTCATTTTTTAATTCTGATGAAGATGCTTTTTTATTATTGTCAAACCAAGATAAGGGAAAAAAATTATCTTTAAAATACAAAAACATTGATTATTTTCTTTTCGTTAAAACTGATTCTGTCCAAATGAGAGAGATACTACAAAGAATTAGTAATTCCGATTTTATAAACGGCAGTTTTATACTGCAAGCAGATAATGTTTTAAAAAAGATAATGAGCAAAATATTTGAAGTTTAA
- a CDS encoding YifB family Mg chelatase-like AAA ATPase — MLVKTYGSAVQGVDATTITVEVNISRGANFYLVGLPDAAVKESQQRIESALRVHGYKIPGKKVVINMAPADIRKEGSSYDLTLAIGILAADEKIKSDEIHKYVIMGELSLDGTLQPIKGVLPIAVQARAEKFKGFILPKENAKEAAVVNNLEVYGVENIKEVIDFFDEKVKLEQTIVDTRKEFYENTALPDLDFSDVKGQENVKRALEIAAAGGHNIIMIGPPGAGKTMISKRIPTILPPLTLQEALETTKIHSVAGKTEKNASLITQRPFRSPHHTISDVALVGGGQFPQPGEISLAHNGVLFLDELPEFKRTVLEVMRQPLEDRKITISRAKFTVDYPASFMLVASMNPCPCGYYNHPEKECVCGSGAVQKYLNRISGPLLDRIDIHIEVVPVPFSKLDDAEPGESGEMVRKRVIAARNIQEKRFEEFKEIHSNAQMTPKMMRIYCGIDGAGGALLKNAMERLGLSARAYDRILKVSRTIADLASSEKIKSEHLAEAIQYRSLDRDSWGG; from the coding sequence ATGCTTGTAAAAACATACGGAAGTGCTGTTCAAGGAGTTGATGCAACAACTATTACCGTTGAAGTTAATATTTCAAGAGGAGCAAATTTTTATTTAGTCGGTTTGCCCGATGCTGCAGTTAAAGAAAGCCAACAAAGAATTGAATCTGCATTAAGGGTTCACGGTTATAAAATACCCGGAAAAAAAGTTGTAATAAATATGGCACCGGCAGACATCCGCAAAGAAGGTTCATCTTATGATTTGACCCTTGCAATAGGAATACTTGCTGCAGATGAAAAAATAAAATCAGATGAAATTCATAAATACGTTATAATGGGAGAGCTCTCCCTTGACGGCACATTACAACCGATAAAAGGAGTTTTGCCGATTGCAGTCCAAGCCAGAGCAGAGAAATTTAAAGGTTTTATTCTTCCGAAAGAAAATGCCAAAGAAGCTGCAGTTGTTAATAATCTTGAAGTGTACGGTGTTGAAAATATAAAGGAAGTTATTGATTTTTTTGATGAGAAAGTAAAATTAGAGCAAACGATTGTTGATACACGAAAGGAATTTTATGAGAACACAGCACTTCCCGATTTAGATTTTTCAGATGTAAAAGGACAAGAAAACGTAAAGCGTGCTCTTGAAATTGCCGCAGCCGGCGGACATAATATTATTATGATAGGCCCTCCCGGAGCAGGAAAAACAATGATTTCAAAACGAATACCTACAATATTGCCTCCTTTGACTTTACAAGAAGCCTTAGAAACAACCAAAATCCATTCAGTTGCCGGAAAAACAGAAAAAAATGCTTCTCTTATAACTCAAAGACCATTCAGGTCTCCGCATCATACAATTAGTGATGTTGCTCTTGTGGGCGGAGGGCAGTTTCCACAACCCGGTGAAATTTCTTTGGCACACAACGGTGTTTTATTTCTTGATGAATTGCCTGAATTTAAAAGAACTGTTCTGGAAGTTATGCGACAACCTTTGGAAGACAGGAAAATTACAATTTCAAGAGCAAAATTTACGGTTGACTATCCTGCAAGTTTTATGTTGGTTGCTTCTATGAACCCGTGTCCTTGCGGTTATTATAATCATCCGGAAAAAGAATGTGTTTGCGGAAGCGGTGCTGTTCAAAAATATTTAAACAGAATTTCAGGACCGTTGCTTGACAGGATTGATATTCATATAGAAGTTGTTCCTGTTCCGTTTTCAAAATTAGATGATGCAGAACCGGGAGAAAGCGGAGAAATGGTAAGAAAAAGAGTTATTGCAGCCAGAAATATTCAAGAAAAACGTTTTGAAGAATTTAAAGAGATACACAGTAATGCACAAATGACTCCGAAAATGATGCGTATTTATTGCGGAATTGATGGGGCAGGAGGAGCATTATTGAAAAATGCTATGGAAAGGCTCGGACTATCAGCAAGAGCTTACGACAGAATATTAAAAGTATCCAGAACAATTGCAGACCTGGCATCTTCCGAAAAAATTAAATCGGAACATCTTGCCGAAGCTATCCAATACAGAAGCTTGGACAGGGATAGTTGGGGCGGATAG
- a CDS encoding helix-turn-helix transcriptional regulator, whose protein sequence is MENTIRVERAKKRITQAELAKQVEVSRQTIHAIETGKFVPSTVLALKIAQYFGITLEDLFKLENSDFKNK, encoded by the coding sequence ATGGAAAATACTATACGAGTAGAAAGAGCAAAAAAAAGAATCACACAGGCTGAGTTGGCAAAGCAAGTTGAGGTTTCACGACAAACCATTCATGCTATTGAAACAGGCAAGTTTGTTCCTTCAACGGTTTTAGCTCTTAAAATTGCACAATATTTCGGAATAACACTTGAAGATCTTTTTAAATTAGAAAATTCTGATTTTAAAAATAAATAA
- a CDS encoding ion transporter, with protein MNSKLKRKLYDIVFEADTPAGKAFDIFLLFAVLLSVFAVMLESIDSFSGKYPQFLKVSEWFFTVIFTIEYIIRIAIVNKKSKYILSFYGIIDLFSILPTYVGIIIPGSAHSLAVIRSLRLLRVFRIFKLSRYVNESQSLMKALIASKQKIGVFFFSVIMIVILLGTIMYLIEDKEGGFTSIPQSIYWAIVTLTTVGYGDIAPVTDFGKFIAGAVMILGYAIIAIPTGIITSEMNKVNKSKGISTQVCPNCLKEGHDPDAVHCKFCGTEINPDIIP; from the coding sequence ATGAATTCAAAATTAAAACGAAAACTATATGATATAGTTTTTGAAGCAGATACTCCCGCCGGAAAGGCTTTTGACATTTTCCTTCTTTTTGCCGTACTTTTAAGTGTTTTTGCTGTTATGCTTGAAAGTATTGATAGTTTTAGCGGTAAATACCCCCAATTTTTAAAAGTTTCAGAATGGTTTTTTACGGTAATTTTTACAATTGAATACATTATAAGAATAGCAATTGTAAATAAAAAGTCAAAATACATACTTAGTTTTTACGGAATAATTGATTTGTTTTCAATATTACCGACCTATGTAGGAATAATTATTCCCGGAAGTGCACACAGCCTTGCTGTAATACGTTCTCTCAGATTATTACGTGTTTTCAGAATATTCAAACTTTCTCGTTATGTAAATGAAAGTCAATCTTTAATGAAAGCATTAATTGCAAGTAAACAAAAAATCGGCGTTTTTTTCTTCTCAGTAATAATGATCGTTATATTACTCGGAACAATTATGTACCTTATTGAAGATAAAGAAGGTGGTTTTACGAGTATTCCGCAAAGTATTTACTGGGCAATTGTTACTTTGACAACCGTGGGGTACGGAGACATCGCTCCTGTTACTGATTTTGGAAAATTTATTGCAGGTGCGGTTATGATTCTCGGTTATGCAATTATTGCAATACCTACCGGAATCATTACTTCTGAAATGAATAAAGTAAATAAAAGCAAGGGGATAAGCACACAGGTTTGTCCGAATTGTTTGAAAGAAGGACACGACCCTGATGCTGTACATTGCAAATTTTGCGGAACAGAAATTAATCCGGATATTATTCCTTAA
- a CDS encoding CDGSH iron-sulfur domain-containing protein: MKNPNIADNKPLMFETEAGKSYAWCSCGLSKKEGGAFCDGSHIGTDFTPHIFVAEKTGKVAICMCKHTGNKPLCDGTHAKL; the protein is encoded by the coding sequence ATGAAAAATCCGAATATTGCAGATAATAAACCTTTGATGTTTGAAACAGAAGCCGGAAAGAGTTATGCGTGGTGTTCATGCGGATTAAGTAAAAAAGAAGGCGGAGCTTTTTGTGACGGTTCACATATAGGAACAGATTTTACTCCGCATATTTTTGTTGCGGAAAAAACCGGTAAAGTTGCAATATGTATGTGTAAACATACCGGGAATAAGCCTTTATGCGACGGAACACATGCAAAATTATAA
- a CDS encoding urocanate hydratase — protein MTMTFKEQIQQGIPKNLPPKRKYPEGINRAPKRKDILSKEEKQLAVRNALRYFPKKWHQELAQEFAQELNNFGRIYMYRFKPGYDFYARPIYEYPAKSQKAAAIMLMIQNNLNPAVAQHPEELITYGGNGAVFQNWAQYLITMQYLSIMTDEQTLNLYSGHPMGLFPSSKDAPRVVVTNGMMIPNYSEPDDWEKFNALGVTQYGQMTAGSFMYIGPQGIVHGTTITVMNAFRKILPKNETPAGKIFLTAGLGGMSGAQPKAGNIAGCITVCAEVNPKAAKKRHEQAWVDVLTEKMKDLINRVKLAQKNNEVVSIAYIGNIVDVWEAFYEENIFVHVGTDQTSLHIPWTGGYYPVGITYDESNLLIRKKPELFKEKVQESLRRHATAINKHTAKGTYFFDYGNAFLLEASRAGADVMDENNIDFKYKSYVQDILGPMCFDYGFGPFRWVCTSGKPEDLNKTDEIAMNILQEIMENSPEEIQLQMQDNIKWIKNAKKNKLVVGSQARILYADAEGRIKIAEAFNNAVAEGKIGPVVLGRDHHDVSGTDSPYRETSNIYDGSKFTADMAIQNVIGDSFRGATWVSIHNGGGVGWGEVINGGFGILLDGTQEAETKLKKMLFYDVNNGIARRSWARNKEALFALKREMERTPDLKVTVPNLVEDMIINDLFKT, from the coding sequence ATGACAATGACTTTTAAAGAACAAATTCAACAAGGAATTCCGAAAAACTTACCCCCTAAAAGAAAATATCCCGAAGGAATAAACAGGGCTCCGAAAAGAAAAGACATATTATCAAAAGAAGAAAAACAACTTGCCGTAAGAAATGCTTTACGTTATTTTCCAAAAAAATGGCACCAAGAACTTGCACAAGAATTTGCACAAGAGTTAAATAATTTCGGGCGAATATATATGTATCGTTTTAAACCCGGCTACGATTTTTATGCTCGTCCTATCTATGAATATCCTGCAAAATCTCAAAAAGCTGCTGCAATTATGTTGATGATTCAAAATAATTTGAACCCTGCAGTTGCACAACACCCCGAAGAACTGATAACTTACGGAGGAAACGGTGCCGTATTTCAAAATTGGGCACAATATTTAATAACTATGCAATATTTGTCAATAATGACAGATGAGCAAACTTTAAATTTATATTCGGGGCATCCGATGGGATTGTTTCCCTCTTCGAAAGATGCTCCGAGAGTTGTTGTTACAAACGGAATGATGATTCCAAATTATTCTGAACCTGACGATTGGGAAAAATTTAATGCTCTCGGAGTTACACAATACGGGCAAATGACCGCAGGCTCATTTATGTATATCGGACCGCAAGGAATTGTTCACGGAACAACCATTACCGTAATGAATGCCTTCAGAAAAATACTTCCGAAAAATGAAACCCCGGCAGGAAAAATTTTTTTAACAGCCGGGCTCGGAGGAATGAGCGGGGCCCAACCGAAAGCAGGGAATATTGCCGGCTGTATTACTGTTTGTGCCGAAGTTAACCCGAAAGCAGCAAAAAAAAGACATGAACAAGCTTGGGTTGATGTTTTAACAGAAAAGATGAAAGATTTAATAAACAGAGTAAAGCTGGCACAGAAAAACAATGAAGTTGTTTCAATTGCTTATATCGGAAATATTGTTGATGTGTGGGAAGCTTTTTATGAGGAAAATATTTTTGTTCATGTGGGCACAGACCAAACTTCATTGCATATTCCCTGGACAGGAGGTTACTACCCTGTCGGCATTACTTACGATGAATCAAATTTGTTAATTCGAAAAAAACCGGAACTTTTTAAAGAAAAAGTACAAGAAAGTTTACGTCGGCATGCAACTGCAATAAATAAACATACTGCAAAAGGAACTTATTTTTTCGACTACGGAAATGCGTTTCTTTTAGAAGCATCACGTGCCGGAGCTGATGTTATGGATGAAAACAATATTGATTTTAAATACAAATCTTATGTGCAAGACATACTCGGTCCCATGTGTTTCGATTACGGATTCGGTCCTTTTCGTTGGGTTTGTACTTCGGGCAAACCGGAAGACTTAAACAAAACCGATGAAATTGCAATGAACATTCTGCAAGAAATTATGGAAAATTCTCCCGAAGAAATTCAATTGCAGATGCAAGATAATATTAAATGGATTAAAAATGCAAAAAAAAACAAACTGGTTGTAGGCTCGCAAGCTCGTATTTTATATGCTGATGCCGAAGGTCGAATTAAAATTGCCGAAGCTTTTAATAATGCTGTTGCCGAAGGAAAAATAGGACCTGTTGTTTTAGGAAGAGACCATCACGATGTAAGCGGAACAGACTCGCCTTACAGGGAAACTTCAAACATTTACGACGGAAGTAAATTTACAGCTGATATGGCTATACAAAATGTTATAGGAGACAGTTTCAGAGGAGCAACATGGGTATCAATTCATAACGGCGGAGGAGTCGGCTGGGGAGAAGTTATAAACGGTGGATTCGGGATACTGCTTGACGGAACACAGGAAGCAGAAACAAAACTGAAAAAAATGTTATTTTATGATGTAAATAACGGAATAGCTCGAAGAAGCTGGGCAAGAAATAAAGAAGCATTATTTGCTCTAAAAAGGGAAATGGAAAGAACTCCCGATTTAAAAGTTACTGTTCCTAATTTGGTTGAAGACATGATTATTAACGACCTTTTCAAAACGTAA
- a CDS encoding gliding motility lipoprotein GldH, with translation MKTLFITISALFLTLASCNNNVVISENRKVESEIWEIDEDIEFKAEITDINKFCNFYIEININEDFLTNNLWLFIRTQSPSGNTQNDTLQYYIADETGKWYGTKSGKIIKNKFLYKSNIRFPEKGIYTFNLMHGMREKDLPKISEIGIKIDLTNNDNDF, from the coding sequence ATGAAAACTCTTTTTATTACGATTTCCGCTTTATTCTTAACACTTGCTTCATGCAATAACAATGTTGTCATTTCTGAAAATAGAAAAGTTGAATCGGAGATATGGGAAATTGACGAAGATATTGAATTTAAAGCAGAAATTACTGATATTAACAAATTTTGTAATTTTTATATTGAAATAAATATTAATGAAGACTTTTTAACAAACAACTTATGGCTTTTTATTCGCACACAATCTCCTTCCGGCAATACCCAAAATGACACATTACAATATTATATTGCAGATGAAACAGGTAAATGGTACGGCACCAAAAGCGGAAAAATCATAAAAAATAAGTTCTTATACAAATCAAACATAAGGTTTCCGGAAAAAGGAATCTATACTTTTAACCTTATGCACGGAATGAGAGAAAAAGACCTTCCGAAAATATCTGAGATAGGAATAAAAATAGATTTAACAAATAATGACAATGACTTTTAA
- a CDS encoding DNA polymerase III subunit delta codes for MFFKDITGHNRIKENLLNTIKQKRMSHAWLFAGAEGNGKLAMAIAYAQYLSCLNKGENDSCGKCSSCKKYEKLVHPDLHFVFPVVRTKKFTKPVSDDYISVWRNFILESPYHGFEKWLQKLETENQQAGIFAQESGKIIKKLSFKPYESEYKTMIIWLPEKMNVTASNKLLKMIEEPPPKTLFILVAEDVENIIKTILSRVQLIKIPKISRESMFESIKNKYEFNDDKVHEIVRISDGNFLKANELTSNSDNNIDTDNFIWFSELMRLSYGVKINELINWSDQMSKAGREVQKRFLEYTLQIFRENFILNINPENQNKIVFLTDKEKKFSVKFYKFIHKDNILKITNEFTQAYNHIERNGYGKLIFLDLALKTARLLKIKPQ; via the coding sequence ATGTTTTTTAAAGATATTACAGGACATAACAGAATAAAAGAAAATTTGCTGAACACTATCAAGCAAAAAAGGATGAGCCATGCTTGGTTATTTGCCGGGGCGGAAGGAAACGGGAAGCTGGCTATGGCAATTGCCTATGCTCAATATTTATCCTGCCTAAATAAAGGAGAAAATGATTCATGCGGAAAATGTTCTTCTTGTAAAAAATACGAAAAATTAGTTCATCCCGACTTACATTTTGTTTTTCCGGTTGTAAGAACAAAAAAGTTTACAAAGCCTGTAAGCGATGACTACATTTCAGTTTGGAGAAATTTTATTTTAGAAAGTCCTTATCACGGATTTGAAAAATGGTTGCAAAAATTAGAAACAGAGAATCAGCAAGCCGGTATATTTGCACAGGAAAGTGGCAAAATAATAAAAAAATTGAGTTTTAAACCTTATGAATCAGAATATAAAACAATGATAATTTGGCTACCTGAGAAAATGAATGTAACGGCATCAAATAAACTTTTAAAAATGATTGAAGAACCTCCGCCCAAAACATTATTTATCCTTGTTGCAGAAGATGTTGAGAATATTATCAAAACAATACTTTCAAGAGTACAGTTAATAAAAATACCTAAAATAAGTCGAGAAAGTATGTTTGAAAGCATAAAAAACAAATATGAGTTTAATGATGATAAAGTTCATGAAATTGTAAGAATTTCAGACGGAAATTTTTTAAAAGCAAATGAGTTAACAAGTAATTCAGACAATAATATTGATACAGATAATTTTATATGGTTTTCTGAACTGATGAGACTATCATACGGCGTAAAAATTAACGAATTAATAAATTGGTCAGACCAAATGTCAAAAGCCGGACGAGAAGTGCAGAAACGGTTTTTAGAATATACTTTGCAAATATTCAGAGAGAACTTTATTTTAAATATTAATCCTGAAAATCAAAATAAAATTGTATTTTTGACCGATAAAGAGAAAAAATTCTCTGTAAAATTTTATAAGTTTATACATAAAGATAATATTTTAAAGATTACAAACGAGTTTACCCAAGCGTATAACCATATAGAGCGAAACGGTTACGGAAAACTCATTTTTTTAGATCTTGCACTAAAAACAGCAAGATTATTAAAAATTAAACCACAGTAA